The sequence below is a genomic window from Pseudomonas cremoricolorata.
CACCGGCCTTGCCGTGCTGGTGGCGCTGTGCCGTGGCATCGCCCGGCGTTCGGCCAGCACCGTGGGCAACTTCTGGGTCGACCTGACCCGTGCCACCCTGTACGGCCTGCTGCCGCTGAGTCTGCTGCTGGCGTTGCTGCTGGTCTGGCAAGGGGTGCCGCAGACCTTCACCGACAGCGTGCAGGCACTGACCTTGAGCGGTGATCGGCAAACCCTGCCGCTCGGGCCGGTGGCCAGCCAGATCGCCATCAAGCAGCTGGGCACCAACGGCGGCGGCTTCTTCGGCGTCAACGCGGCGCACCCGTTCGAGAACCCCACCGCCTGGAGCAACCTGTTCGAGCTGGTGGCCATCGTGCTGATTCCGGCGGCGCTGGTGTTCACCTTCGGCCATTACGTCAAGGACCTGCGCCAGAGCCGGGCGATTCTCGGCTGCATGCTGGCGCTGTTCGTGCTCGGCGGCGCCACGGCGTTGTGGGCCGAATACCAGCCCAACCCGGCCTTGCTCGACCCGCAGGTGGAGCACACCGCGCCGCTGGAGGGCAAGGAAGTACGTTTCGGCACCACCGGCTCGGTGTTGTGGGCGGTGACCACCACTGCCGCCTCCAACGGCTCGGTGAACGCCATGCACGACAGCCTCAACCCGCTGACCGGGCTGGTGACCCTAGGCAACATGATGGTCGGCGAGGTGATCTTCGGCGGCGTCGGTGCCGGGCTCTACGGCATGTTGCTGTTCGTGCTGATCGCGGTATTTCTTGCCGGATTGATGATCGGCCGCACCCCGCATTACCTGGGCAAGTCGTTGCAGGCGCGCGAGGTCAAGCTGCTGGTGGCGACCTTGCTGGTGATGCCCCTCGGCGCGCTGGTGCTCGGCGCCATCGCGGCGAGCCTGCCGGGTGCGCAAACGGCGCTGAGCAATCCCGGCCCGCATGGCTTCAGCCAGCTGCTGTATGCCTATACCTCGGCCACCGCCAACAACGGCTCGGCGTTCGCCGGCTTTGCCGGTAACAGCGTGCTGCACAACCTGCTGCTGAGCCTGGCGATGCTGATCGGCCGCTTTGGCTACATCCTGCCGGTGCTGGCCCTGGCCGGAAGTCTCGCGGCCAAGCGCTGCGTGGCCTGCGGTGCCGACAGTTTTCCCACCCACGGCGTGCTGTTCGCCAGCCTGCTGCTGGTGACGGTGTTGCTGGTCGGCGGCCTGAGCTTTCTGCCGACCCTGGCCCTCGGGCCGCTCGCCGACCACCTCAGCCAAGGTTTCCAAGGAGTCGCCCCATGAACCTGCCTATCGCGCAAACCGGCCCTGTGCCCGACGCCAGTCAGGCCACCCGCTTCGGCCGGCTGTGGCGCCCAGCGCTGCGCCAGGCCTTCGTCAAGCTCGATCCGCGTCAGTTGCGGCGCTCGCCGGTGATGCTGGTGGTGGCCGTCAGCGCGCTGCTGACCAGTGTGCTGAGCGTGCTGCCGGACAGCGGCGTGAGTACCGCCGTGGCCGTGCAGATCAGCCTGTGGCTGTGGTTCACCGTGCTGTTCGCCAACTTTGCCGAGGCGCTGGCCGAAGGCCGTGGCAAGGCCCGTGCTGACAGCCTCAGGGCCGGCAGCCAGGGCCTTACCGCGCGCCGCCTTGAAGGCGACGGGGGCTTTAGCACAGTCCCCGCCGCAACCCTGCGCAAGGGTGACGTGGTGCAGGTGCTGGCCGGTGAGCTGATTCCCGCCGACGGGGAGGTGCTCGAAGGCATCGCCGCGGTGAACGAGGCGGCCATCACCGGTGAATCGGCACCGGTCATCCGCGAATCGGGCGGCGATCGCTCGGCGGTCACCGGCAATACGCGCCTGGTGTCCGACCAACTGCTGGTGCGCATCAGCAACGACCCCGGCGAGTCGACCGTAGACCGCATGGTGGCGCTGGTGGAAGGCGCACGGCGGCAGAAGACGCCCAACGAGGTCGCGCTGGATTTGCTGCTGATCGGCCTGACCCTGGTGTTTCTCATCGTGGTGGTGACGCTGCAGCCGTTCGCCCGGCTGTCTGGCGGGGGCTTGCCGTTGATCTTCCTCGCCGCGTTGCTGGTGACGCTGATTCCAACCACCATCGGCGGGTTGCTCTCGGCCATCGGCATCGCCGGCATGGACCGCCTGGTGCGGCTCAACGTCATCGCCCGCTCGGGCCGCGCGGTGGAGGCGGCCGGCGATGTGCAGACCCTGCTGCTGGACAAGACCGGCACCATCACCTTCGGCAACCGCCGTTGCGCGGCCCTGCACTGCGCGCCGGGCATTGCCCCGACGACGCTGGCAGAAGCTGCGCTGTACGCCTCGCTTGCCGACGACACCGCCGAGGGCAAGTCGGTGCTGGAGTACGTGCGTGGCCTGCACGCGCTGGTCGAACCTGCGGCCGGGCAGTTCCAGGCCATTGCCTTCAGCGCCGAGACGCGGCTGTCAGGCATCGACCTGGGCCCGCGGCGCTACCGCAAGGGCGCGGTGGATGCGGTGCTGGCCTACGCCGGCCTGCCAGCCGAGCAACTGCCGCCGGCCCTGGCCGCCGAGGTGCAACGCATCGCCCAGAGTGGTGGCACGCCGCTGCTGGTCTGTAGCGAGCAGCGGGTGCTGGGGGCGATCCACCTCAAGGACGTGGTCAAGCCGGGCATTGCCGAGCGCTTCGCGCAGTTGCGCGCCATGGGCATTCGCACAGTGATGATCACCGGCGACAACCCGTTGACCGCCGCAGCCATCGCCGCCGAAGCGGGGGTCGATGATGTGCTGGCGCAAGCCACCCCGGAGAAAAAGCTGGCGCGCATTCGCCAGGAGCAGAGCGAAGGGCGTCTGGTGGCGATGTGCGGCGACGGTGCCAACGATGCCCCGGCGCTGGCCCAGGCCGATGTCGGCGTGGCCATGAACGAAGGCACCCAGGCCGCCCGCGAGGCGGCCAACATGGTTGATCTGGACAGCGACCCGACCAAGCTGCTCGATGTGGTGCAGGTCGGCAAGGCGCTGTTGGTCACCCGTGGCGCGCTGACCACCTTTTCCATCGCCAACGATGTGGCCAAGTATTTCGCCATCCTCCCGGCACTGTTCGCGGCCATCTATCCGCAGCTGGGCGCGCTCAACCTGATGCAACTGCATAGCCCGCAAAGCGCGATTCTCTCGGCCATCGTGTTCAACGCGCTGATCATCGTCGTGCTGATTCCGCTGGCACTGCGCGGCGTGTCGGTGCGCGCCACCAGCGCTGCGCAGTTGCTGCGGCGCAATCTGTTGCTGTACGGGCTCGGTGGGCTGCTGGTGCCGTTCGCCGGCATCAAACTGATCGACCTGCTGCTCACCGCCTTGCACCTGGTCTGAAGGAGACTGCCATGCTTGCTTCACTGCGTCCGGCGCTGTGCCTGCTCGCTTTACTCACACTGCTCACCGGCGGCCTTTACCCGCTGCTGGTCACCGCCCTGGGGCAATGGGCGTTCCCGCTTCAGGCCAATGGCAGTCTGCTGCGCGACGACCACGGCCAGGTGCGCGGCTCGCAACTGATCGCCCAGCCGTTGAGCGGCGCGCAGTGGTTCCACTCGCGGCCGTCCGCCGGCGACTACGCAACCCTGCCCAGCGCCGCGAGCAACCTGGCGGCGAGCAATCCGCAGCTGGCCGCGCGCATCAAGCGTGAAGCTGCGCTGGAATCGACCCAGGGCCAGGTGCCAGTGCCACTGGCCCTGTTGACTACCTCGGCCAGCGGCCTCGACCCGCACCTGCCACCGGCGGCCGTGGCCTGGCAACTGCCGCGCGTGGCAGCTGCGCGCGGCGTGCCGGTGCAGCGCTTGCAAGCGCTGCTCGATCAGGCCACATTGCGGCCCTGGGTCGGGCCGCCTGTGGTCAACGTGCTGCTGCTCAACCAGGCGTTGGACCATCTGGCGCCTACTCCCCATGAAGGATGATCGATGACTGATTCTTCGGGCGCCGCCGCGTCGGGCGCCGCTGCACTGCGCGCCGATGCACTGCTGACGGCGCTGCCAGCCCAGGGGCGGGGCCGTTTGAAGGTATTTCTTGGCGCCGCCCCTGGGGTCGGCAAGACCTACGCCATGCTCCAGGCTGCGCATGAGCGCCAGCGCCAGGGCGTCAGGTTGCTGGCAGCGGTGGTGCAGACCCATGGCCGCAGCGAGACCGAAGCACTGTCGCTGGGTCTGCCGCAGGTGCCGCTGCTGCGCCACGAGTACCGCGGCGTGCTGCTCGAGGAGATGGACCTCGACGCCGTGCTGGCTGCTGCGCCGCAGTTGGCCCTGGTCGACGAACTGGCCCACAGCAACGTACCCGGCAGTCGTCATGCCAAGCGCTGGCAGGACGTGCAGGAGTTGCTGGCCGCCGGCATCGACGTCTACACCACGGTCAACGTCCAGCACCTGGAGAGCCTCAACGACAAAGTGTGCGGCATCACCGGCGTGCAGGTGCGCGAAACCGTTCCCGACTGGGTGGTGCAGGAAGCCTTCGAACTGGTGCTGATCGACCTGCCGCCGCGCGAGCTGCTCGAACGCCTGCGCCAGGGCAAGGTGTACGTGCCCGAACAGGCGCGCGCGGCCATCGATGCGTTCTTCTCGCAGACCAACCTCGGCGCCCTGCGCGAGCTGGCCATGCAGACGGCGGCGGCGCAGGTCGATGCCGATGTCGCCCAGGGCTATCGGCAACGCGGCGAGCAGGCCCCGGCGTTGCAGGGGCGTTTGCTGGTCGGGGTCGATGGCGACGATCAGGCCGAAGCACTGGTGCGCCACGCCAGCCGGGTCGCCCAGCGCCGGCACTTGCCGTGGAGCGTGGTGCACGTCGAGCGCGGTGCAGCGCGCGATGAAGGCAGCCGGCAGTGCCTGCAAGCGGCCCAGCAACTGGCCGAGCGGCTGGGTGGCGAGGTGGTGGTGCTGCGTGCGGGGGAGGTGGCGCGCACGCTGCTCGGCCACGCTGCCGAGCGTCGCGCCAGCGTGTTGCTGGTGGGGCAGAGCCGCCGCCGCTGGTGGCGGCGCTGGCTCAGTGGTGGGGTGGCGCAGCGCTTGCTGCGGGAACCTTCGGGGTTAGAGATCAGCGTGCTCGATGGGCAGGCGGCGCGGCCTGCGCGAGTCCGTGGCGAACCTGGGCGCTGGGTCGCCGGGCACTACCTGCTGGCCATCCTCGCCACGGCGCTGGCCGCTGGCCTGGCCTGGGCCGTGTCCAGCGTGCTGGAACTGCCGAACATCTCCCTGGTGTTTCTCGCTGCGGTATTACTGGTGGCGGTGCGCAGCAGCCTGGGTCCGGCGCTGGTCTGCGCGCTGCTGTCGTTTCTCGCCTACGACTACCTGTTCATCGCCCCCAGTTACTCCTTGAGCATCCGCCGCGAAGAAGACGTGCTGACCTTGCTGTTCTTTCTGCTTATGGCGGCCCTGACCGGCAAGCTGGCTGCACGCCAGCGCCGCCAGTTGCAGGTGCTGCGTGACACCCAGGACGAGACCCGGCAGTTGCTCGAACTGTCCCAACACCTGGCGCTTGCCACCGACCGCAAGGCCGTGCTGGCGGCTGCCGTCACCCACTTGGAACAGGCCGCCGGGCAGCCGGTAACGGTGGTGCAGCGCCTCGCCGATGGTGGCTTTAGCCCGCTCAGTGGCCCGGCGCAGGCCCTGCCGGTCAGCGCCCAGGCGGCTGCGCACTGGGCCTGGCAACACGGCCAGGCCGCCGGTGCCGGCACCGACACGCTGCCCGATAGCCCATTCTGGTGGTGGCCGTTGCGGGTCGAGGATCGGCCGTTGGCTTTGCTCGGGGTGAAGGTTGCGCCCTCGGCAGCGCTCAGTCGCCGCCGCCTGCGCCTGTTGCGCGGTTTGGCCCAGCCGCTGGCGCAGGCCCTGGCCCGGGTCGAGCTGGCCGAGCAACTAGAGGCTGCACGGCTGCAAGGGGAAACCGAGCAGTTGCGCAGCGCGCTGCTGGCGTCGGTGTCGCATGACTTGCGCACCCCGCTGACGGCCATGCGCGGCAGCATCGACAGCCTGCTTGCCCTCGACCAGGCGTTGAGTGGCGCCGACCGCCGCGAGTTGCTCGAGGGCACCCGTGATGAGGCTGAACGCCTCGATCGCTATATTCAGAACCTGCTCGACATGACCCGCCTGGGTCACGGCAGCCTGGCCCTGGCGCGCGATTGGGTAGCGCCGGCCGACATCGTCGGCAGCGCCTTGCACAGGCTGCGCACGCTGCTGGCACCGTTGCGCGTCGAACGGCAGATGGCTGGCGACCTGCCGCTGCTGTACGTGCATGCCGCGCTGATCGAGCAGGCGTTGGTCAATGTGCTGGAAAACGCCGCGCGGTTTTCGCCGCGCGACGGCCGCATTCTTCTTCAGGTGGCGGTCGAGGGCGAGCAGTTGCGTCTGGCGATCAGTGATCAGGGGCCCGGCATTCCGCTGGCCGAACGCAGCAAGATCTTCGACATGTTCTACACCGCCGCCCGCGGCGACCGTGGCGGGCAGGGCACAGGCCTGGGGCTTGCCATCTGCCAGGGCATGATCGGCGCGCATGGCGGCCGTATCGAGGTCGACGACGGCGCGGATGGCCAAGGGACCTGCATCACTCTATGCTTGCCGCTGCCCGCCCAACCCGATGCTGATGCCGAGGCGCCATGAGCCTGCCTGCCACCTTGCTGGTGATCGACGACGAGCCGCAGATTCGCAAGTTCCTGCGCATCAGCCTGTGCTCGCAGGGCTATCACGTGGTCGAGGCAGGCACCGGCCGCGAAGGCCTGGCTCAGGCGGCGCTGGCGCGTCCCGACCTGGTGGTGCTCGACCTCGGCCTGCCGGACATGGACGGCCAGCAGGTGCTGCGTGAACTGCGCGAGTGGAGCGCGGTGCCGGTGATGGTGCTGTCGGTGCGCGCCAGTGAGCTGCAGAAAGTCGACGCCCTCGACGGTGGCGCCAACGACTACGTGACCAAGCCCTTCGGCATTCAGGAGTTTCTCGCTCGGGTGCGTGCCCTGCTGCGCCAGGCCGCCGCCGCGACCTCGCCAAGTGGCGGCAGCGAGCCGCTGCTGCGCGTCGGCCCGCTGAGCATCGACCTGGCCCTGCGCAAGGTCAGCCTCGACGCCCGTGACGTCGAGTTGACCCGCAAGGAATACGCGTTGCTGGCGCAACTGGCGCGGCATCCGGGGCGGGTCATCACCCAGCAGCAGCTGCTCAAGGACATCTGGGGGCCAAGCCATGTCCACGACACCCATTACCTGCGCATCGTGGTCGGCCACCTGCGGCAAAAGCTCGGTGACGATCCGGCGGCGCCGCGCTTCATCGTCACTGAGGTGGGGGTCGGCTATCGCCTGTTGAGCGATTAAGCCTCGCTGGCAGGCTCGAGGAACGCCGCCGCCAGCAACTGCCGTGTGTAGGGGTGCTGCGGGTCGCGGAAGATCTCGTGGGCCGCGCCTTGCTCGACCACCTGACCTTGCTTGATCACCATCAACTGATGACTGAGCGCCTTGACCACCGCCAGGTCGTGGCTGATGAACAGGTAGGTGAGGTTGTATTTGAGCTGCAGCGAACGCAGCAGTTCCACCACCTGGCGCTGCACCGTGCGGTCGAGGGCCGAGGTCGGCTCATCGAGCAGAATCAGCGCCGGCTTGAGCACCAGGGCACGGGCGATGGCGATGCGCTGGCGCTGACCGCCGGAGAACTCGTGGGGGTAGCGGTGACGGCTGGCAGGGTCAAGGCCGACTTCCTGCAACGCCGCGATGATCGCAGCTTCCCGTTCCTCAGCCGTGCCGATGCGATGAATGTGCAAGCCTTCACCGACGATGTCGGCCACGCTCATGCGCGGGCTGAGGCTGCCGAACGGGTCCTGGAACACCACCTGCATCTGCCGGCGCAACGGCCGCACCTGACGCTGCTCGAGGCCATCGAGCGCCTGACCGTCGAAGCGGATGCTGCCCTGGCTTGCGATCAGTCGCAAAATCGCCAGGCCCAGGGTCGACTTGCCCGAGCCGCTCTCACCGACGATGCCCAGGGTCTGCCCCTGGGGCAGGCTGAAGCTCACGCCATTCACCGCCTTGACGTGGTCGACCGTGCGCCGTAGCAAGCCCTGCTTGATCGGGAACCACACCTTCAACGCATCGACCTCCAGCAGCGCCGGGCCGACTGCGGTGCTGGCCGGCGCGCCACTGGGCTCGGCATTGATCAGCATCTGCGTGTAGGGGTGCTGCGGGGCGCTGAACAGGGTCGCGCAATCGGCCTGCTCGACGATCTGTCCCTGCTGCATCACGCACACCCGGTGGGCGATGCGCCGTACCAGGTTGAGGTCGTGGCTGATCAGCAGCAGCGCCATGCCCAGACGCGCCTGCAACGATTTCAGCAGCTCGAGGATTTTCATCTGCACGGTGACGTCGAGCGCGGTGGTCGGTTCGTCGGCGATCAACAGCTCCGGCTCGTTGGCCAGGGCCATGGCGATCATCACCCGCTGGCGCTGACCCCCGGACAACTCGTGAGGCAGGGCCTTGAGGCGCTTGGCAGGTTCGGGGATGCCCACCAGTTCGAGCAGCTCGAGGGTGCGCGCGGTGGCCTGCTTGCCGGTCAGGCCCTTGTGCAGCAGGAGGATTTCGTTGATCTGCTTTTCGATGGTGTGCAGCGGGTTGAGCGAGGTCATCGGCTCCTGGAAGATCATCGCGATGCGATTGCCGCGGATACGCTGCATGGGCTTTTCGCCCAGGTGCAGCAGGTCCTGTCCTCCATAGCGGATGCTGCCGCTGGGGTGGCGCGCCAGCGGGTAGGGCAGCAGGCGCAGAATCGAATGCGCCGTCACCGACTTGCCCGAGCCGCTTTCGCCGACCAGGGCCAGGGTTTCGCCCCTGCGGATGTCGAAGCTGATGCCATCGACCACGCGGTTGACCTGTTCGCCGGTGACGAACTCCACCGCCAGGTCGCGGACTTCGATCAGGGTCTGTTCACTCATGTCATTTCCTCGGATCGAAGGCATCGCGGGCGGATTCGCCGATGAACACCAGCAGGCTGAGCATCACCGCCAGCACGGCGAAGGCGCTGATGCCCAGCCATGGCGCCTGCAGGTTGGATTTGCCCTGGGCCACCAGTTCGCCCAGCGACGGCGCCCCAGCGGGCAGGCCGAAGCCGAGAAAATCCAGCGCGGTGAGGGTACCGATGGCGCCGGTGAGGATGAATGGCAGGAAGGTCATGGTCGAGATCATCGCGTTGGGCAGGATGTGCCGGTACATGATCGAACCATCGCCCATGCCCAGCGCGCGGGCGGCGCGCACGTATTCCAGGTTGCGCCCGCGCAGGAACTCGGCGCGCACCACATCCACCAGACTCATCCACGAGAACAGCAGCATGATGCCCAGCAGCCACCAGAAGTTCGGCTGCACGAAGCTGGCGAGGATGATCAGCAGGTACAGCACCGGCAGACCCGACCAGATTTCCAGAAAACGCTGACCGGCCAAGTCTACCCAGCCGCCGTAGTAGCCCTGCAAGGCGCCAGCGATGACGCCGATCACTGAGCTGGCCAGGGTCAGGGTCAGGGCGAACAGCACGGAAATACGGAAGCCATAAATCACCCGCGCCAGCACGTCGCGGCCCTGGTCGTCGGTGCCCAGCCAGTTGTCCGTCGACGGTGGCGCCGGGGCCGGCACCTTGAGGTCGTAGTTGATGCTCTGGTAGCTGAACGGCACCGGCGCCCACAGCACCGAGGCATCGTGTTTGGCCAGAAGCTCACGGATGTATGGGCTCTTGTAGTTGGCTTCCAGGGGGAATTCGCCGCCGAAGGTGGTTTCCGGGTAGCGCTTGAAGGCCGGGAAATACCATTGGTCGTCGTAGTGCACGGCAATCGGCTTGTCGTTGGCGATCAGCTCGGCGCCCAGGCTCAGGCCGAACAGAATCAGGAACAGCCACAGCGACCACCAGCCGCGACGGTTGGCCTTGAAGCGCTCGAAGCGCCGCCGGTTGAGGGGAGAAAGAGCCATGTCAGTGCTTCCTGCTGGCGAAGTCGATGCGTGGATCGACCAGGGTGTAGGTCAGGTCGCCGATCAGTTTCACCACCAGCCCAAGCAGGGTGAAGATGAACAGGGTGCCGAAGACTACCGGGTAGTCGCGGTTGATCGCCGCCTCGAAGCTCATCAGGCCCAGGCCGTCGAGCGAGAAAATCACCTCGATCAACAATGAGCCGGTGAAGAAGATGCTGATGAACGCCGACGGAAAGCCGGCGATCACCAGCAGCATGGCGTTGCGGAACACATGGCCGTAGAGCACCCGCGACCGACTCAGGCCCTTGGCCTTGGCGGTGACCACGTACTGTTTGTTGATCTCGTCGAGAAAGCTGTTCTTGGTCAGCAGGGTCATGGTGGCGAAGTTGCCGATCACCAGGGCGGTGATCGGCAACACCAGGTGCCAGAAGTAGTCCAGCACCTTGCCCGTGGTCGACAGCTCATCGAAGTTGTTCGAGGTCAGCCCGCGCAACGGGAACCAGTCGAAATAGCTGCCACCGGCGAACAGCACGATCAGCAGGATGGCGAACAGGAATGCTGGAATAGCGTAGCCGACGATGATCGCCGAACTGGTCCAGACATCGAAGTGACTGCCATGGCGCACCGCCTTGGCGATACCCAAGGGGATCGACACCAGGTACATGATCAGCGTGCTCCACAGCCCCAGCGAGATCGACACCGGCATCTTTTCCATGATCAGGTCGATGACCTTGGCATCGCGGAAGAAGCTGTCGCCGAAATCCAGGGTGGCGTAGTTCTTGATCATGATCCACAGCCGTTCCGGCGCCGACTTGTCGAAGCCGTACATGTGCTCGATCTCGGCGATCAGCGCCGGGTCCAGGCCTTGCGCACCCCGGTAGTTGGAGCCGGCTACCGAAACTTCCGCGCCGCCGCCGGCGATGCGGCTGGTGGCGCCTTCGAAGCCTTCGAGCTTGGCGATCATCTGCTCGACCGGGCCGCCCGGCGCGGCCTGGACGATGATGAAGTTGATGACCAGGATGCCCAGCAAGGTCGGAATGATCAGCAGCAGGCGCCGCAGGGTATAGGCCAGCATGTCAGTTGCCCTCGGCAGGCGGTGGAGTGACGTCGCTCACCGCCGGGGTGACGTTCGGCTTGATCCACCAGGTGTTGATGCCCAGGTCGAAGGTCGGCGACACCTCGGGGTGGCCGATGTGGTTCCAGTACGCCACCCGGTAGGTGCTGATGTACCAGTTGGGGATCACGTAAAAGCCCCACAGCAGCACGCGGTCCAGGGCATGGGCGTGCTCGATCAGCGACTGGCGCGAATCAGCGCCGATCAGCGACTCGACCAGCTGGTCGATGGCCGGGTCGCGCAGGCCGATGTAGTTGCGACTGCCGGGGTTGTCGGCCGACACGCTCGACCAGTACTCGCGCTGCTCGTTACCCGGCGAACTGGTCTGCGGGAAGCTGCCGACCATCATGTCGAAATCGCGCAGGCGGATGCGGGTGACGAACTGCGAGACATCCACCCGGCGTATCACCAGGTCGATGCCCAGTTCGGCCAGGTTGCGCTTGAACGGCAGCAACACGCGCTCGAAGTCCGGCTGCGCGAGCAGAAACTCGATGCTCACCGGCTTGCCCTGGGCATCGACCATCTTGTCGTCGACGATCTTCCAGCCGGCCTCTTGCAGCAGGCGATAGGCGGTGCGTTGCTGCTCGCGGATCATGCCGCTGGCGTCGGTGACCGGGGTGCTGAAGGCGGTGCTCAGGGCGCGCTCGGGGATTTTTCCGCGCAGCGGTTCGAGAATCGCCCGCTCGGCATCGCTGGGCGCGCCGCGGGCGGCCATGTCGGAGTTCTCGAAGTAGCTGTTGGTGCGCCTGTAGGCGCCGTTGAACAGCTGCCTGTTGGTCCACTCGAAATCGAACAGTTGGCTCAGCGCCTCGCGCACGCGGATGTCCTGGAAGATCGGCCGGCGCAGGTTGAAGACAAAGCCCTGCATGCCGGATGGGTTGCCGTTGGGCAACTCTTCGCGGATCAGCCGGCCATCGCGCACCGCGGGGGTGTTGTAGGCGGTGGCCCAGCTTTTCGCCGTACGCTCTTCGCGGAAATCGAACTGCCCGGCCTTGAGCCCTTCGAGGGCCACCACGTTGTCGCGGTAGACGTCGAAGGTCATGGCGTCGAAATTGTACTGGCCGACATTGATCGGCAGGTCCTTGGCCCAGTAGTCCTTGACCCGCTCATAGCGAATAGAGCGCCCCGGCTTGACCTGGGCGACCCGGTACGGCCCGCTGCCCAAGGGCAATTCGAGGCTGGCGTGGGTGAAATCACGCTCGGCGTACCAGTGCTTGGGCAGCACCGGCAGTTGGCCGAGGATCATCGGCAGCTCGCGGTTGCCGCCGTGCTTGAAGTCGAAGCGCACCTGCAAGGGGG
It includes:
- a CDS encoding microcin C ABC transporter permease YejB; translation: MLAYTLRRLLLIIPTLLGILVINFIIVQAAPGGPVEQMIAKLEGFEGATSRIAGGGAEVSVAGSNYRGAQGLDPALIAEIEHMYGFDKSAPERLWIMIKNYATLDFGDSFFRDAKVIDLIMEKMPVSISLGLWSTLIMYLVSIPLGIAKAVRHGSHFDVWTSSAIIVGYAIPAFLFAILLIVLFAGGSYFDWFPLRGLTSNNFDELSTTGKVLDYFWHLVLPITALVIGNFATMTLLTKNSFLDEINKQYVVTAKAKGLSRSRVLYGHVFRNAMLLVIAGFPSAFISIFFTGSLLIEVIFSLDGLGLMSFEAAINRDYPVVFGTLFIFTLLGLVVKLIGDLTYTLVDPRIDFASRKH
- a CDS encoding extracellular solute-binding protein; protein product: MTPIHRFGALAASLLLACLALPAAAAPQHALTLYDEPPKYPADFKHLDYVNPKAPKGGTFRQSSFGSFDSLNPYITKGVPADGIELIYDTLMTQSRDEPFTEYGLVAGKIEKAPDNTWVRFYLRPEARFHDGQPMRAEDVVFSFNALTKQGAPLYRQYYGDVTQVVAETPLQVRFDFKHGGNRELPMILGQLPVLPKHWYAERDFTHASLELPLGSGPYRVAQVKPGRSIRYERVKDYWAKDLPINVGQYNFDAMTFDVYRDNVVALEGLKAGQFDFREERTAKSWATAYNTPAVRDGRLIREELPNGNPSGMQGFVFNLRRPIFQDIRVREALSQLFDFEWTNRQLFNGAYRRTNSYFENSDMAARGAPSDAERAILEPLRGKIPERALSTAFSTPVTDASGMIREQQRTAYRLLQEAGWKIVDDKMVDAQGKPVSIEFLLAQPDFERVLLPFKRNLAELGIDLVIRRVDVSQFVTRIRLRDFDMMVGSFPQTSSPGNEQREYWSSVSADNPGSRNYIGLRDPAIDQLVESLIGADSRQSLIEHAHALDRVLLWGFYVIPNWYISTYRVAYWNHIGHPEVSPTFDLGINTWWIKPNVTPAVSDVTPPPAEGN
- a CDS encoding ABC transporter permease; this encodes MALSPLNRRRFERFKANRRGWWSLWLFLILFGLSLGAELIANDKPIAVHYDDQWYFPAFKRYPETTFGGEFPLEANYKSPYIRELLAKHDASVLWAPVPFSYQSINYDLKVPAPAPPSTDNWLGTDDQGRDVLARVIYGFRISVLFALTLTLASSVIGVIAGALQGYYGGWVDLAGQRFLEIWSGLPVLYLLIILASFVQPNFWWLLGIMLLFSWMSLVDVVRAEFLRGRNLEYVRAARALGMGDGSIMYRHILPNAMISTMTFLPFILTGAIGTLTALDFLGFGLPAGAPSLGELVAQGKSNLQAPWLGISAFAVLAVMLSLLVFIGESARDAFDPRK